Proteins from a single region of Mycobacteriales bacterium:
- the ligD gene encoding non-homologous end-joining DNA ligase — protein MTAELLVRVAGRDVAVSSLDRVLFPATGTTKAEVIDYYVRVADALLPHLRGRPATLHRFPEGVGGPHFFQTRVPPHPPWLRTARMAFERTGKVFESPVLDDLPALVWAANLATIELHPFLGLATAQERPLVVVFDLDPGEPAGLAEACAVALRVRERLAADGLASWPKTSGSKGVHVYAPVSGATYGGTKAYARRVAAALTRETPGLVVDRMARALRPGKVLVDWSQNDRGKSTVAPYSLRALRAPTVSAPVTWAEVERGRDLFFGPADVPARLDRYGDLFAPVLTTEQRLPDS, from the coding sequence GTGACCGCCGAGCTGCTGGTCCGGGTCGCCGGCCGCGACGTCGCCGTCTCCAGCCTGGACCGGGTGCTGTTCCCGGCGACCGGCACCACGAAGGCCGAGGTCATCGACTACTACGTCCGCGTGGCCGACGCGCTGCTCCCCCACCTACGGGGGCGGCCGGCGACGCTGCACCGGTTCCCGGAGGGCGTCGGCGGGCCGCACTTCTTCCAGACGCGGGTGCCGCCGCACCCGCCGTGGCTGCGCACGGCGCGGATGGCGTTCGAGCGGACCGGGAAGGTGTTCGAGTCGCCGGTGCTGGACGACCTGCCGGCGCTGGTCTGGGCGGCGAACCTCGCCACGATCGAGCTGCACCCGTTCCTCGGCCTGGCGACGGCGCAGGAGCGGCCGCTGGTGGTCGTCTTCGACCTCGACCCGGGCGAGCCGGCCGGGCTGGCCGAGGCGTGCGCGGTGGCGCTGCGGGTGCGCGAGCGGCTGGCGGCGGACGGCCTCGCCTCGTGGCCGAAGACGTCGGGCTCGAAGGGCGTGCACGTGTACGCGCCGGTGAGCGGCGCGACGTACGGCGGGACGAAGGCGTACGCCCGCCGCGTCGCCGCCGCGCTGACCCGCGAGACGCCGGGGCTGGTCGTGGACCGGATGGCGCGGGCGCTGCGGCCCGGCAAGGTGCTCGTCGACTGGAGCCAGAACGACCGCGGGAAGTCGACGGTGGCGCCGTACAGCCTGCGCGCGCTGCGGGCGCCGACGGTGTCGGCGCCGGTGACGTGGGCGGAGGTCGAGCGCGGGCGGGACCTGTTCTTCGGGCCCGCTGACGTGCCGGCGCGGCTGGACCGGTACGGCGACCTGTTCGCGCCGGTGCTCACGACGGAGCAACGGCTCCCGGATAGCTAG
- a CDS encoding ATP-dependent DNA ligase has product MPTLPPPVAPMLAALARELPRGPEWTYEPKWDGFRCLAFREGDAVDLRSRNGKALARYFPEVTEALRVVPDDSFVLDGELLAAGPGGAPDFGALMARLHPAASRVARLAAETPATLVAFDLLAAGGADLRRRPFAERRARLLALLGDGGAALRPTPATADPAEAELWLDQPPGGALDGVVAKTVDLTYQPGKRAMVKVKRERSADCVVAGMRLAEGPVVSSLLLGLWDGDELRHVGVVQAFARTERARLAEVLAACVVPLAGHPWEHGFALEGGHIGRLAGAAGRWTPELSLDWVPLRPVLVAEVTYSQVDLGTRFRHPALLLRWRPDRDARDCLIGQLAPAGRPA; this is encoded by the coding sequence ACGAGCCGAAGTGGGACGGGTTCCGCTGCCTCGCCTTCCGCGAGGGCGACGCCGTCGACCTGCGCAGCCGCAACGGCAAGGCGCTGGCCCGGTACTTCCCGGAGGTGACCGAGGCGCTGCGGGTCGTGCCGGACGACTCGTTCGTCCTCGACGGCGAGCTGCTCGCCGCCGGGCCGGGCGGCGCGCCGGACTTCGGCGCGCTGATGGCCCGGCTGCACCCGGCCGCGTCCCGGGTCGCCCGGCTGGCGGCGGAGACACCGGCGACGCTGGTGGCGTTCGACCTGCTGGCGGCAGGCGGGGCGGACCTGCGGCGGCGGCCGTTCGCCGAACGCCGCGCCCGCCTGCTGGCGCTGCTGGGCGACGGCGGCGCGGCGTTGCGGCCGACGCCGGCGACGGCGGACCCGGCCGAGGCGGAGCTGTGGCTGGACCAGCCGCCCGGCGGGGCGCTGGACGGCGTCGTGGCCAAGACGGTGGACCTGACCTACCAGCCGGGCAAGCGGGCGATGGTCAAGGTGAAGCGCGAGCGCAGCGCCGACTGCGTCGTCGCCGGGATGCGGCTGGCCGAGGGGCCGGTGGTGAGCTCGCTGCTGCTGGGGCTCTGGGACGGCGACGAGCTGCGGCACGTCGGGGTGGTGCAGGCGTTCGCCCGGACCGAACGCGCCCGCCTCGCCGAGGTGCTGGCCGCGTGCGTGGTGCCGCTCGCGGGCCACCCGTGGGAGCACGGGTTCGCGCTGGAGGGCGGGCACATCGGGCGGCTCGCCGGCGCGGCGGGGCGGTGGACGCCGGAGCTGTCGCTGGACTGGGTGCCGTTGCGGCCGGTGCTGGTCGCGGAGGTGACGTACTCGCAGGTGGACCTGGGGACGCGGTTCCGGCACCCGGCGCTGCTGCTGCGCTGGCGCCCGGACCGCGACGCCCGCGACTGCCTGATCGGCCAGCTCGCCCCCGCCGGGCGACCGGCGTGA
- a CDS encoding disulfide bond formation protein DsbA has product MRDDVTFWFDPGCPWTWATSRWLVAAAEQRDLRVTWRLMSLSVLNAGREFEPWIAFGARVLRVFAAVADAHGSDAVGALFTAYGHRIHDLKDPFEPLTLEKSLADAGLPPILVAAMDAPAWDDAVRADHDAAQAAAGGEAGSPVMAYRGTGWFGPVLSPAPRGEAAGELWDDLTRFITRDGVFEVKRGRDRGPRVG; this is encoded by the coding sequence ATGCGCGACGACGTGACGTTCTGGTTCGACCCCGGCTGCCCGTGGACGTGGGCGACCTCGCGGTGGCTGGTGGCGGCGGCGGAGCAGCGCGACCTGCGCGTGACGTGGCGGCTGATGAGCCTGTCCGTGCTCAACGCCGGCCGCGAGTTCGAGCCGTGGATCGCGTTCGGGGCGCGGGTGCTGCGGGTGTTCGCGGCGGTCGCCGACGCGCACGGCAGCGACGCGGTCGGCGCGCTGTTCACGGCGTACGGGCACCGCATCCACGACCTCAAGGACCCTTTCGAGCCGCTGACGCTCGAGAAGTCGCTCGCCGACGCCGGCCTGCCGCCGATCCTCGTCGCCGCCATGGACGCCCCGGCGTGGGACGACGCCGTGCGCGCCGACCACGACGCCGCGCAGGCCGCCGCGGGCGGCGAGGCGGGCAGCCCGGTGATGGCGTACCGCGGCACCGGCTGGTTCGGCCCGGTGCTCTCGCCGGCGCCGCGCGGCGAGGCAGCGGGCGAGCTGTGGGACGACCTGACGCGGTTCATCACGCGCGACGGGGTGTTCGAGGTCAAGCGCGGCCGCGACCGCGGGCCGCGCGTCGGCTAG
- a CDS encoding PAC2 family protein, translated as MALDPRELFELAPDAGGLGRPVLVQALDGFVDAGGARRLARDHLLASDEGARVVATFDVDQLHDYRARRPPMLFVEDHWESYEAPELVVHALRDAHGTPYLLLSGPEPDVQWERFATAVRLLVEALGVRLTVGLNAIPMAVPHTRPVGVIAHGSRRDLVAGFEPWVATVQVPGAAGHLIEYRLGRAGHDAAGFAVHVPHYVAQAPYPAAAEVLVQSVARVSGLVLPTDALAAAAAETRRLIDEQVAEAAEVAAVVRALEEQYDTFVSGRRNLLAEGGSLPTGDELGAELERFLAEQPRPDTG; from the coding sequence GTGGCACTGGACCCCCGGGAGCTGTTCGAGCTGGCGCCGGACGCGGGCGGCCTCGGCCGCCCGGTGCTGGTGCAGGCGCTGGACGGGTTCGTCGACGCGGGCGGCGCCCGCCGGCTCGCGCGCGACCACCTGCTCGCGTCCGACGAGGGCGCGCGGGTCGTGGCGACGTTCGACGTGGACCAGCTCCACGACTACCGCGCCCGCCGGCCGCCGATGCTGTTCGTCGAGGACCACTGGGAGAGCTACGAGGCGCCGGAGCTGGTCGTGCACGCGCTGCGCGACGCGCACGGCACGCCGTACCTGCTGCTCTCCGGCCCGGAGCCGGACGTGCAGTGGGAGCGGTTCGCGACCGCCGTGCGGCTGCTGGTCGAGGCGCTCGGCGTCCGCCTCACCGTCGGCCTCAACGCGATCCCCATGGCGGTCCCGCACACCCGCCCGGTCGGCGTCATCGCGCACGGCAGCCGCCGCGACCTGGTCGCCGGCTTCGAGCCGTGGGTGGCGACGGTGCAGGTGCCGGGCGCGGCGGGGCACCTGATCGAGTACCGGCTCGGGCGGGCCGGGCACGACGCGGCCGGCTTCGCCGTGCACGTGCCGCACTACGTCGCGCAGGCGCCGTACCCGGCCGCCGCCGAGGTGCTCGTCCAGTCGGTCGCGCGCGTCTCCGGGCTGGTGCTGCCGACGGACGCCCTGGCGGCCGCCGCGGCCGAGACCCGCCGGCTCATCGACGAGCAGGTCGCGGAGGCCGCGGAGGTCGCGGCGGTCGTGCGGGCGCTGGAGGAGCAGTACGACACGTTCGTCTCCGGCCGCCGCAACCTGCTCGCCGAGGGCGGCTCGCTGCCGACCGGCGACGAGCTCGGCGCCGAGCTGGAACGCTTCCTCGCCGAGCAGCCGCGCCCCGACACCGGCTGA